GCTTCTGAAATTCGCTCCTGACCGCTGGGAACCGGGCGAATTTCCCCCGCCAGTCCAACCTCACCAAACACCACTAAATCTTCCGGTAATGGGCGGTCCCGCAGGCTGGATACCAGCGAGAGCAACAGCGCCAAATCGGCACTGGTTTCGGTGACTTTCACCCCACCCACCACATTAACAAACACATCCTGATCCGCCATTTGCAAACCACCGTGACGGTGAAGCACCGCCAATAGCAATGCAACCCGGTTCTGTTCAAGGCCGACCGCTACCCGACGAGGATTAGACAACATGGAGTGATCCACCAGCGCCTGTATCTCTACCAGCAGAGGGCGTGAGCCTTCCCAAAGCACCATCACCGAACTACCGGAAGTAATCTCATCTCCCCGACTAAGGAAAATAGCCGACGGGTTATTGATCTCTTTAAGTCCTTGCTCCGTCATAGCAAAAACCCCCAGCTCATTAACCGCACCAAAACGGTTTTTATGGCTACGCATAGTGCGATAACGGGAGTCAGAATCACCATCCAGCAACACCGAGCAGTCAATACAGTGCTCTAGGACTTTCGGTCCCGCCAACGAACCATCTTTAGTTACGTGCCCCACCATAATAATGGCGACACCTTTGGTCTTGGCAAAACGCGTCAAATAGGCGGCGCTTTCTCTTACCTGAGCAACGCTGCCGGGAGAGGACTGGATATCCGCCATATGCATCACCTGAATAGAGTCAATCACCATCAGACGAGGCTGTTCTTGCTCTGCAATCAGGCAAATTTGCTCAATGCTGGTTTCTGACAGCATCTGCAAATGTTCCGTTGGCAAACCAAGACGATGGGCTCGCATCGCTACCTGCTGTAACGACTCTTCCCCGGTGACATACAGAGTCTTCATCTGGCTGGCCAGCTTACACATGGTTTGCAGCAACAACGTACTCTTACCCGCCCCCGGATTACCACCAATCAGAATCGCACTGCCCGGCACCACACCGCCGCCCAA
Above is a window of Limnobaculum parvum DNA encoding:
- the radA gene encoding DNA repair protein RadA is translated as MAKPAKRAFVCNECGADYPRWQGQCSACNAWNSITEIRLAAASSSRSDRFSGYAGEGGVSKVQKLSEISLEELPRFSTGFKEFDRVLGGGVVPGSAILIGGNPGAGKSTLLLQTMCKLASQMKTLYVTGEESLQQVAMRAHRLGLPTEHLQMLSETSIEQICLIAEQEQPRLMVIDSIQVMHMADIQSSPGSVAQVRESAAYLTRFAKTKGVAIIMVGHVTKDGSLAGPKVLEHCIDCSVLLDGDSDSRYRTMRSHKNRFGAVNELGVFAMTEQGLKEINNPSAIFLSRGDEITSGSSVMVLWEGSRPLLVEIQALVDHSMLSNPRRVAVGLEQNRVALLLAVLHRHGGLQMADQDVFVNVVGGVKVTETSADLALLLSLVSSLRDRPLPEDLVVFGEVGLAGEIRPVPSGQERISEAAKHGFKRAIVPHANVPKKSIPNMQVFGVKKLSDALRVLEDL